One region of Vitis riparia cultivar Riparia Gloire de Montpellier isolate 1030 unplaced genomic scaffold, EGFV_Vit.rip_1.0 scaffold573_pilon_pilon, whole genome shotgun sequence genomic DNA includes:
- the LOC117910067 gene encoding probable polygalacturonase At3g15720, whose protein sequence is MCPHFYRISAFDRIQNLNWKGLTLTGSGTIDGQGAGSWQDRTGVAALKFYTCPNLVLQGLTHINPQKAHIILTKCDGANINSITITAPEDSPNTDGIDIASSNHVQVQNSKIGTGDFDTVSEVHVRSCNFTGTNTTGIRIKTWQTGTSAVAISDVSYTGIIGTSSGDEVMSLNCGTESSCNNIVLDDVHLKTSDPTKTAFVRCVNFNGRASNVEPSLDQCLNS, encoded by the exons ATGTGTCCCCACTTCTATCGAATTTCAG cATTCGACAGAATTCAAAACCTGAATTGGAAG GGGCTTACTTTGACCGGAAGTGGAACTATAGATGGCCAAGGGGCAGGTTCATGGCAAGACCGAACGGGAGTAGCT GCACTCAAGTTTTATACTTGCCCGAACCTAGTACTTCAAGGATTGACACATATCAATCCTCAAAAGGCCCATATCATTTTGACAAAATGTGATGGAGCAAACATCAATAGCATCACTATAACTGCACCTGAAGATTCCCCTAACACGGATGGTATCGACATTGCTAGCTCAAACCATGTTCAAGTCCAGAACTCCAAAATTGGAACAG GTGACTTCGACACGGTGTCAGAAGTACATGTGCGAAGTTGTAATTTTACAGGAACCAACACTACTGGAATTAGGATCAAGACATGGCAG ACCGGTACCAGTGCAGTGGCAATAAGCGATGTATCATACACCGGAATAATTGGGACGTCAAGTGGAGACGAGGTGATGTCTTTGAATTGTGGTACCGAAAGTTCATGCAACAATATTGTGCTTGATGATGTCCACCTAAAGACCTCAGATCCAACGAAGACGGCTTTTGTTCGTTGTGTCAATTTTAATGGAAGAGCATCGAATGTAGAGCCTTCCCTTGACCAATGCCTGAACTCCTGA